The Vidua chalybeata isolate OUT-0048 chromosome 17, bVidCha1 merged haplotype, whole genome shotgun sequence genome has a segment encoding these proteins:
- the XKR7 gene encoding XK-related protein 7: MAAKSDGGGGGPAVLLESPEDGGGRREAGAEPPARRYRLRDGCWVFCALLVCFADGASDLWLAAHYYVRGQRWWFGLTLLFVLLPSLVVQMLSLRWFVYDFAASTKDSGGGTKDSGPRGCCRLCVWLLQGLIHLLQLGQVWRYLRTLYLGLQSRWQAEHRRRHFYWRMMFESADISMLRLLEAFLKSAPQLVLQLSIMVQQNSIEPLQGLSASASLVSLAWMIASYQKVLRDSREDKMPMSYKGAVVQILWHLFTIAARAIAFALFASVFQLYFGIFIVTHWCIMTFWIIQGETDFCMSKWEEIIYNMVVGIIYIFCWFNVKEGRSRYRMCIYYIITLSENAALTILWFLYYDRKATSDFNALILVCVVSSSFALGIFFMFIYYCLLHPNGPIFSHRSVGCIFRQEPPPVPVSPVEAVTSPPRSLPRTTGGERDGAPGERDSCVPVFQVRPCAPPAPAARAPRTEGPVIRIDLPRKKYPAWDAHFIDRRLRKTILALEYASPTTPRLQYRTPGAPQEVLEYETTV, from the exons ATGGCCGCGAAGTCggacggcggcggcggcggcccggccGTGCTGCTGGAGAGCCCCGAGGacggcggcgggcggcgggaggcggGCGCGGAGCCCCCGGCGCGGCGGTACCGGCTGCGGGACGGGTGCTGGGTGTTCTGCGCGCTCCTCGTCTGCTTCGCGGACGGTGCCTCGGACCTGTGGCTGGCGGCCCATTACTACGTGCGGGGGCAGCGCTGGTGGTTCGGGCTGACGCTGCTGTTCGTGCTGCTGCCCTCGCTCGTGGTGCAGATGCTCAGCCTCAGGTGGTTCGTCTACGACTTCGCCGCCAGCACCAAGGACAGCGGCGGCGGCACCAAGGACAGCGGCCCCCGCGGCTGCTGCCGCCTCTGcgtctggctgctgcagggcctgatccacctgctgcagctggggcaggtcTGGAG GTACCTCCGCACGCTGTacctggggctgcagagccgGTGGCAGGCCGAGCACCGCCGCCGCCACTTCTACTGGCGGATGATGTTCGAGAGCGCAGACATCAGCATGCTGCGGCTGCTGGAGGCCTTCCTCAAGAGCGCGCCCCAGCTcgtgctgcagctcagcatcATGGTGCAGCAGAACAGCATCGAGCCGTTGCAGG GACTCTCAGCCTCAGCCTCGCTGGTCTCGCTGGCCTGGATGATCGCGTCCTACCAGAAAGTGCTGCGGGACTCGCGGGAGGACAAGATGCCCATGTCCTACAAGGGTGCCGTGGTGCAGATCCTCTGGCACCTCTTCACCATCGCTGCCCGTGCCATCGCCTTTGCCCTCTTCGCCTCCGTGTTCCAGCTCTACTTCGGCATCTTCATCGTCACCCACTGGTGCATCATGACCTTCTGGATCATCCAGGGCGAGACGGATTTCTGCATGTCCAAGTGGGAGGAGATCATCTACAACATGGTGGTGGGCATCATCTACATCTTCTGCTGGTTCAACGTCAAGGAGGGACGGAGCCGCTACCGCATGTGCATCTACTACATCATCACGCTGTCAGAGAACGCCGCCCTCACCATCCTCTGGTTCCTGTACTACGACCGCAAGGCCACCTCCGACTTCAACGCCTTAATCCTCGTCTGCGTGGTTAGCTCCAGCTTCGCCCTCGGCATCTTCTTCATGTTCATCTACTACTGCCTCTTGCACCCCAACGGCCCCATCTTCAGCCACCGCTCCGTGGGCTGCATCTTCCGGCAGGAGCCACCCCCGGTGCCGGTGTCCCCCGTGGAAGCCGTCACCAGCCCCCCGCGCTCGCTGCCGCGGACTACAGGGGGGGAGCGGGACGGGGCGCCGGGGGAGCGGGACAGCTGCGTGCCCGTCTTCCAGGTGAGACCCTGTGCCCCGCCGGCGCcggccgcccgcgccccgcggaCAGAGGGGCCCGTCATCCGCATTGACCTGCCCAGGAAGAAGTACCCGGCCTGGGATGCCCACTTCATCGACCGGCGCCTCCGGAAGACCATCCTGGCGCTGGAGTACGCGTCGCCCACCACCCCCCGCCTGCAGTACCGCACCCCCGGCGCCCCGCAGGAGGTGCTGGAATACGAGACCACCGTGTAG
- the PDRG1 gene encoding p53 and DNA damage-regulated protein 1 — MARDPAFVLRYLAEVEELAEDVLAARQQIVDLDVKRNRNREALRALHKDPEPDEKAMVCFGGMFIELPKAKTREMLRQDQEELDEEINNLRKELRVKVNRLYEAQGKPELKGFNLNPMSAEEMKLISRILEG; from the exons ATGGCCCGGGACCCGGCCTTCGTGCTGCGCTACCTGGCCGAGGTGGAGGAGCTGGCCGAGGACGTGCTGGCGGCACGGCAGCAG ATCGTGGACCTGGACGTGAAGCGGAACCGCAACCGCGAGGCCCTGCGGGCGCTGCATAAGGACCCGGAGCCCGACG AGAAGGCCATGGTCTGCTTCGGTGGCATGTTCATCGAGCTGCCGAAGGCGAAGACCCGGGAGATGCTGCGGCAGG ACCAGGAAGAGCTGGATGAGGAGATAAACAACCTCCGGAAAGAGCTGCGGGTGAAGGTCAACCGGCTCTATGAAGCTCAAG GTAAGCCTGAGCTGAAAGGGTTTAACCTGAATCCCATGTCTGCTGAGGAAATGAAGCTCATCAGCCGCATCCTGGAGGGCTGA
- the CCM2L gene encoding cerebral cavernous malformations 2 protein-like encodes MDSEAKKGKKGFVSPIKRLVFPKAARRAALRSSVYRRPLHSVPLYPPDYLIDPQILLHDYVEKEVKFLGHLTWVTSSLNPSSRDEVLQLLDTARQLKELPLQTTPEQDSILSLSARCLLLTWRDNEELILRIPTHEIAAASYLRDDALHLLILKTGLGVDPVPAGAHPEAAPAGLPEAFPAEKRAGGSWPEGRLGGPMERRHTICSLDWRAARGGQEGRQGGSLERRRGGSWERRQRGRPSGSWERRQPCGGSWERRRAGTAGGSWERGTGFGSWERRHAGSNPLDPQEPCPDAYSNLIILAVPNRDAGEESCALICQVFQIIYGDQSIECVDRAGYHYTSTPTRPWLSSRSESCRTDGTYGYDADYSCCSSFNGSHETFEAYYSGTSSPSFHRSHHSLATACSGSDQSGAGLEQLQDYMVTLRNKLSPQEIQQFAILLREYRLGTPVQEYCTELLRLYGDRRKFLLLGMRPFIPDQDIGYFETFLESIGIREGGILTDSFGRIKRSMSNTSASAVRSYDSWSLRSESESFNRMITDITHDIEALARDEEEEEEEEDNYL; translated from the exons ATGGACAGCGAGGCCAAGAAGGGGAAGAAG GGTTTCGTGTCGCCCATCAAGCGGCTGGTTTTCCCGAAGGCTGCGCGGAGGGCGGCGCTCCGCAGCAGCGTCTATCGGCGCCCGCTGCACTCCGTGCCCCTCTACCCCCCCGACTACCTGATCGACCCCCAGATCCTGCTACACGACTACgtggagaaggaggtgaag ttttTAGGTCATCTGACATGGGTGACATCGTCCCTGAACCCCTCCAGCCGGGatgaggtgctgcagctgctggacaCGGCCAGG cagctgaaggagctgccGCTGCAGACGACGCCAGAGCAGGACAGCATCCTCAGCCTCTCGGCGCGCTGCCTCCTGCTTACCTGGCGCGACAACGAGGAGCTGATCCTGCGAATCCCCACACACGAGATCGCAGCGGCCTCCTACTTGCGCGACGATGCCCTGCACCTCCTCATCCTCAAAACCG GCCTGGGAGTGGACCCGGTCCCCGCCGGGGCGCACCCCGAGGCAGCCCCGGCCGGCTTGCCGGAGGCGTTTCCCGCAGAGAAGCGTGCGGGGGGCTCGTGGCCGGAGGGGCGGCTCGGGGGCCCGATGGAGCGGCGGCACACGATCTGCAGCCTGGACtggcgggcggcgcggggcgggcagGAGGGCCGGCAGGGCGGCAGCctggagcggcggcggggcggcagctgggagcggcggcagcgcgggcggCCCTCGGGCAGCTGGGAGCGGCGGCAGCCGTGCGGCGGCAGCTGGGAGCGGCGGCGGGCCGGCACCGCCGGCGGCAGCTGGGAGCGGGGCACCGGCTTCGGCAGCTGGGAGCGGCGGCACGCCGGCAGCAACCCCCTGGACCCCCAGGAGCCCTGCCCTGACGCTTACTCCAACCTCATTATCCTCGCCGTGCCCAACAGG gatgctggggaGGAGTCCTGTGCGCTCATCTGCCAGGTGTTCCAGATCATCTACGGCGACCAGAGCATCGAGTGCGTGGACCGCGCCGGGTACCACTACACCTCCACACCCACACGGCCCTGGCTCTCCAGCAGGA gcGAGAGCTGCCGCACAGATGGGACATACGGCTACGATGCCGActacagctgctgcagctcctt CAATGGCTCCCACGAGACCTTTGAAGCGTATTATAGTGGCACCTCCTCGCCCTCCTTCCACCGCTCCCACCACAGCCTGGCCACCGCTTGCAGTGGCAGTGACCAGAGCGGcgcagggctggagcagctgcaggactaCATGGTGACG CTGCGCAACAAGTTGTCACCACAGGAGATCCAGCAGTTTGCCATCCTGCTCCGTGAGTACCGGCTGGGCACGCCGGTGCAGGAATactgcacagagctcctgcGCCTCTATGGGGACCGCAGGAAGTTCCTCCTCCTGG GAATGAGGCCCTTCATCCCTGACCAAGACATTGGGTACTTTGAGACGTTCCTGGAGAGCATCGGGATCCGGGAGGGCGGGATCCTCACCGACAGCTTCGGCCGCATCAAGCGCAGCATGAGCAACACGTCGGCCTCGGCCGTGCGCAGCTACGACAGCTGGTCCCTGCGCTCCGAGTCCGAGTCCTTCAACCGCATGATCACAGACATCACCCACGACATCGAGGCGCTGGCAcgggatgaggaagaggaggaggaggaagaggacaaCTACCTGTAA